One window of Eisenibacter elegans DSM 3317 genomic DNA carries:
- a CDS encoding DoxX family protein has protein sequence MSFFAVIAPEWMPVFLTAPFFVRLALALFLAILFLQSGLDKVFQWQGNLGWLKGHFAKTPFKNQVPLLLATITLFEVLAGLCSALGVLELFYFQDLNRVTWALVGAELSAVSLLMLFFGQRIAQDYPGAATLVPYFLVAIAAVWMFGMGG, from the coding sequence ATGTCGTTTTTTGCTGTTATTGCTCCTGAGTGGATGCCTGTTTTTTTGACTGCACCTTTTTTTGTGCGCCTTGCGCTTGCGTTGTTTTTAGCCATTCTATTTTTACAATCAGGCTTAGACAAGGTATTCCAATGGCAGGGGAATTTGGGCTGGCTTAAAGGGCATTTTGCCAAGACTCCTTTCAAAAATCAAGTTCCGTTGTTGCTGGCCACTATTACCTTGTTTGAGGTGTTGGCAGGGCTTTGCAGCGCCTTGGGGGTATTAGAGTTATTTTACTTCCAAGACCTCAACCGCGTAACTTGGGCCTTGGTAGGCGCAGAACTATCCGCCGTCAGCCTTTTGATGCTTTTCTTCGGCCAACGTATTGCCCAAGACTACCCCGGCGCTGCCACGCTTGTGCCCTATTTCTTAGTCGCCATTGCGGCTGTATGGATGTTTGGGATGGGGGGTTAA
- the mgtE gene encoding magnesium transporter — MPLELPVYFFEELKEAVETKAVERIRALLDDLYAQDISQILEELEVQEGVFIIQCLDTATAAEIISNMDDEDRTAFLLNFSGVQIANWVMEMDSDDAADMLNGLEVQLREEVLAALQDPQQADDLIELLHYEEDVAGGLMAKELIRANLNWKVLRCIEEIRQQAENVEKIYSVYVVDDENRLLGRVSLKKIILAADDTRVEDIYQEDLVSVYTYQPQKEVVELMRKYDLEAIPVVNPRGQLVGRITIDDIVDVITEQAELDRQMMAGVSEDVEETDTALTIARARLPWLLIGMAGGLAGARIIGLFEADLSVIPAMAFFIPLIGATGGNVGIQSSSIVLQSLASDNIKDMGVFARFLKSFWVAFINGLVISSVVFLFTFIFYANLKLALVVAIALFVVVQLASFMGTATPLVLSHFKINPALASGPFITTTNDIIGLTVYFLVAHWLYF; from the coding sequence ATGCCATTAGAACTACCAGTATACTTTTTTGAAGAGCTGAAAGAAGCCGTTGAAACCAAAGCTGTAGAGCGTATCCGTGCCCTACTGGACGACCTGTATGCCCAAGATATTTCTCAGATTCTCGAAGAGCTGGAAGTCCAAGAGGGGGTGTTCATTATTCAGTGTTTGGATACAGCCACTGCCGCCGAAATTATTTCTAATATGGATGATGAGGATCGGACGGCTTTTTTGCTCAATTTCTCAGGCGTTCAGATTGCCAACTGGGTGATGGAAATGGACTCTGACGATGCCGCCGATATGCTCAATGGGCTTGAGGTGCAGCTTAGGGAGGAGGTCTTGGCTGCGCTACAAGACCCACAACAGGCCGATGACCTCATAGAGCTGCTACACTATGAAGAGGATGTGGCAGGGGGCTTGATGGCCAAGGAGCTCATCAGGGCCAACCTCAACTGGAAGGTGTTGCGCTGTATCGAAGAAATCAGGCAACAGGCCGAAAATGTCGAGAAAATATACTCTGTTTATGTAGTAGACGACGAAAACCGTCTGCTGGGGCGTGTGTCGCTCAAAAAAATTATCCTCGCCGCCGACGACACCCGCGTCGAAGATATTTACCAAGAAGACCTCGTGTCGGTCTATACTTATCAGCCTCAAAAAGAGGTTGTGGAGCTGATGCGTAAATATGACCTCGAAGCCATCCCTGTCGTAAACCCAAGAGGACAACTGGTAGGCCGCATTACCATCGACGATATCGTAGACGTAATCACAGAGCAGGCCGAGCTAGACCGTCAAATGATGGCCGGGGTAAGCGAAGATGTCGAAGAAACTGATACTGCCCTGACCATTGCCCGCGCACGCCTCCCCTGGCTGCTGATTGGGATGGCCGGAGGGCTCGCCGGAGCGCGTATTATCGGCCTTTTTGAAGCCGATCTGTCTGTCATTCCGGCTATGGCCTTTTTTATCCCCCTCATCGGGGCTACGGGCGGAAACGTCGGCATTCAGTCTTCGTCTATTGTTTTGCAATCTTTGGCCTCCGACAATATCAAGGATATGGGCGTATTTGCGCGCTTTCTCAAATCTTTTTGGGTGGCGTTCATCAACGGACTGGTTATTTCGTCAGTGGTATTTTTGTTTACCTTTATCTTTTATGCCAATCTCAAACTCGCCTTAGTAGTAGCTATTGCCTTGTTTGTAGTAGTACAGTTGGCTTCGTTTATGGGTACGGCCACTCCCTTGGTACTCAGCCATTTTAAGATAAACCCTGCGCTTGCTTCTGGGCCATTCATCACCACGACGAATGATATTATCGGCTTGACGGTATACTTTTTAGTGGCACATTGGTTATATTTCTAA
- a CDS encoding tetratricopeptide repeat protein, translated as MHSSLKFHFILKTYTLSICLYLLVMPLWAQQQIRIDSLMRELEDAANGKQAQLYNALAAEYQEVQPAKAKQYALEAFKLAKKRQDRRALSDACRLIGVSALNTQNYLDALKYTYMALGLEEELRRDDNRAALLLTIAKAYKGREIYGQAIDYYIRAVELYEKLGHKKGTVEVLNDLADTYLLVARYNNAIYYAYKSLEIATLQEYPEEVKKASLTLSKIYAKVGAYQQAYDYHQLYTELKDSLLKQERLQELTLLEQNISHTQEKQRALQTEKERKIRNSNLQYLLIFIVFTALFGLLFFAGNFGIPANVIRTLLFLALFLSAQFILLLIRPSIEQYTGGLPLFMLGVNGFFALLFLYFNRSIETRLKKRVLERAARAERVRVLTRVRQQKRKRKQRLKPSSSDS; from the coding sequence ATGCACAGCTCTCTAAAGTTTCATTTTATACTCAAAACCTACACCCTAAGCATTTGTTTGTACTTGTTGGTGATGCCTTTGTGGGCACAGCAACAAATCCGCATTGACAGCCTGATGCGGGAACTGGAAGATGCTGCCAACGGCAAACAAGCCCAACTCTACAATGCCTTGGCAGCGGAGTATCAGGAGGTGCAGCCTGCCAAGGCCAAACAATATGCACTGGAAGCCTTCAAATTGGCCAAAAAGCGCCAAGACCGCCGCGCCTTGTCGGATGCTTGCCGCCTGATAGGCGTATCGGCGCTCAATACCCAAAATTACCTCGATGCGCTCAAGTATACCTATATGGCCTTGGGTTTGGAAGAGGAACTGCGCCGTGACGACAACCGCGCTGCCCTCTTGCTGACCATTGCCAAGGCATATAAGGGGCGTGAAATCTATGGCCAAGCCATTGATTATTACATTCGGGCGGTGGAGCTTTATGAAAAACTAGGGCACAAGAAGGGCACGGTCGAGGTGCTCAATGATCTTGCTGATACTTACCTCTTGGTGGCTCGCTACAACAACGCCATCTATTATGCCTATAAAAGCCTAGAAATTGCGACCTTACAAGAATATCCCGAAGAGGTAAAAAAGGCCAGTCTGACTCTCTCCAAGATTTATGCAAAAGTAGGGGCATACCAACAAGCCTACGACTACCACCAGCTCTATACAGAGCTAAAAGACAGCCTGCTCAAACAGGAACGCCTCCAAGAGTTGACCTTGTTGGAGCAGAACATCAGCCATACCCAAGAAAAACAGCGCGCTCTACAGACGGAGAAAGAGCGAAAGATTCGCAATAGTAACTTGCAGTACTTGCTGATTTTTATCGTGTTTACGGCATTGTTTGGGCTGTTATTTTTTGCCGGCAATTTTGGGATTCCGGCCAACGTCATCCGTACCTTGTTGTTTTTGGCGCTGTTTCTGTCGGCGCAGTTTATTCTGCTGCTTATCCGCCCCAGCATCGAGCAATATACCGGCGGCTTGCCGCTATTTATGTTGGGAGTCAATGGGTTTTTTGCCCTGCTCTTTCTCTACTTCAACCGCAGTATAGAGACAAGGCTCAAAAAGCGGGTATTGGAACGTGCCGCACGCGCCGAACGTGTACGTGTGTTGACACGCGTAAGGCAGCAAAAGCGCAAACGCAAGCAGAGGCTCAAGCCTTCGTCCTCTGATAGCTGA
- the tyrS gene encoding tyrosine--tRNA ligase: protein MTTDFIAALQWRGMIHDMMPGTEAQLQKEMTTAYIGFDPTADSLHIGNLATMMLLKHFQLSGHKPLILVGGATGRIGDPSGKKAERTLLEPEEVERNIAGQLSQMRKFLNFDEGDNRAEIVNNYDWFKDIGFIDFLREAGKHLPVNYMMAKDSVKTRLESGGLSFAEFSYQLLQAYDFYHLYSTRNCRLQMGGSDQWGNITSGTELIRRKCGGEAFALTTPLVTKADGTKFGKSEQGNVWLDAARTSPYKFYQFWINVNDADLPKLLRVFTLMSREEIEALEAQNNPQHTKQVLAEYMTTFIHSAEEAQQVQQASRLLFDKKASMDAFEALPDALFADVVEVLPSRSFTVEQWAACTSTVDLLAEALEISKGEVRRSIKANALSINKQKVSEAQSNDSPDVWPLIKGKYLLLQNGKKQHIAQKLA from the coding sequence ATGACCACAGACTTTATAGCGGCCTTGCAATGGCGCGGGATGATACACGATATGATGCCGGGCACAGAAGCCCAGCTTCAAAAAGAAATGACGACAGCCTATATTGGTTTTGACCCTACTGCCGATTCTTTACATATAGGCAACCTTGCCACAATGATGTTGCTAAAGCACTTCCAACTCAGCGGCCACAAACCGCTCATCTTAGTGGGAGGGGCCACCGGCCGTATCGGAGATCCATCAGGCAAAAAAGCCGAACGCACCTTACTCGAACCCGAAGAAGTAGAGCGAAACATAGCAGGCCAACTAAGCCAGATGCGTAAGTTTCTCAATTTTGATGAGGGGGACAACCGCGCCGAAATTGTCAACAACTATGACTGGTTCAAGGATATTGGTTTTATAGACTTCTTACGAGAGGCCGGAAAGCACCTGCCTGTCAACTATATGATGGCCAAAGACTCGGTCAAGACGCGCCTTGAGTCGGGAGGGCTTTCATTTGCCGAATTTTCTTACCAATTGCTCCAAGCGTACGATTTTTACCATCTGTACAGTACCCGCAACTGCCGCCTGCAAATGGGAGGCTCGGACCAATGGGGTAACATCACCAGCGGCACAGAACTCATCAGACGCAAATGTGGCGGAGAGGCTTTTGCCCTTACAACCCCTCTTGTTACTAAGGCCGACGGCACAAAGTTTGGCAAATCTGAGCAAGGAAACGTGTGGCTGGATGCAGCACGTACCTCTCCCTATAAGTTTTACCAGTTTTGGATCAATGTCAATGATGCGGACTTGCCCAAACTCTTGCGCGTATTCACCTTGATGAGCCGAGAAGAAATAGAAGCGCTAGAGGCCCAAAATAACCCGCAACATACCAAACAGGTGCTGGCTGAATATATGACCACCTTCATACATAGCGCCGAGGAAGCCCAGCAGGTACAACAAGCCTCCCGCTTATTGTTCGATAAGAAAGCCAGCATGGATGCCTTTGAGGCGCTGCCGGATGCCTTGTTTGCTGATGTGGTGGAGGTATTGCCTAGCCGTAGTTTCACAGTAGAGCAGTGGGCGGCTTGCACCAGCACGGTAGACCTTTTGGCCGAAGCCCTAGAGATTTCTAAGGGGGAGGTGCGCCGCAGCATTAAGGCCAATGCCTTGAGTATCAACAAACAAAAAGTATCTGAAGCTCAAAGCAACGATAGCCCGGATGTGTGGCCACTAATCAAGGGGAAATACTTACTCCTTCAGAATGGTAAAAAACAACACATCGCCCAAAAACTAGCCTAA
- a CDS encoding sigma 54-interacting transcriptional regulator: MSYTQLSTAERLTLKTVGQLRAAGYQPRSIKRELRDNLIAAIRSKQPIFEGIWGYEHTVIPDLQRAILSQHHINLLGLRGQAKTRIARLMIRLLDDYIPVIAGTELNDDPLAPISRQGLDLLAAHGDDTPIAWWAREERYTEKLATPDVSVADLIGDVDPIKAAALKLPYSDERVIHYGLIPRSHRGIFVINELPDLQPRIQVALFNILQEGDIQIRGFKLRLPLDMQFVFTANPEDYTNRGSIVTPLKDRIDSQIITHYPKSIDISRRITAQEAKVLPEQRQRVLINELMENIVELVAVEARQSEYVDVKSGVSARLTISAYENLISAAERRALIHGQDQTHIRVGDLVGIIPALTGKVELVYEGEQEGPLIVAQNLIGQTLRQLFLDYFPNPEKLKKDKKATNPYQTITQWFGEGNTLDLFHDLSDQEYAAALHKVRGLPELITQYHSKESLPMQLFLMEFALHGLAEHSMLSKGTIDTGLQFKDLLSSMFKLPDFGEDDEEDFDE; the protein is encoded by the coding sequence ATGAGCTACACCCAACTATCCACAGCAGAGCGGCTAACGCTCAAAACTGTCGGCCAACTGCGTGCCGCAGGCTATCAGCCACGCAGTATCAAACGAGAGCTTCGCGACAACCTCATCGCGGCTATCCGCAGCAAACAGCCCATTTTTGAAGGTATCTGGGGTTATGAGCATACCGTCATTCCTGACTTGCAGCGGGCAATCTTGTCCCAACATCATATCAACCTGTTGGGCTTGCGTGGGCAAGCCAAGACCCGCATCGCCCGCCTGATGATTCGTTTGCTCGACGATTACATCCCTGTCATTGCGGGCACTGAGCTCAACGACGACCCCTTAGCGCCCATCTCCCGACAGGGGCTGGATTTGCTCGCCGCCCACGGCGATGATACGCCCATTGCTTGGTGGGCACGCGAAGAGCGCTATACCGAAAAACTCGCCACTCCCGATGTATCGGTGGCCGACCTTATCGGTGATGTAGACCCTATCAAGGCCGCTGCGCTCAAGCTGCCTTATTCCGATGAGCGTGTCATTCATTATGGCCTCATTCCACGCTCACACCGGGGTATTTTTGTCATCAATGAGCTGCCCGACCTACAGCCCCGCATCCAAGTGGCGCTCTTCAACATTTTACAAGAGGGCGACATTCAAATCAGAGGTTTCAAGCTTCGCCTACCGCTCGATATGCAGTTTGTCTTTACGGCCAACCCCGAAGACTACACCAACCGAGGCAGCATCGTTACGCCGCTCAAAGACCGTATCGACAGCCAAATCATTACCCATTATCCCAAAAGCATCGATATCAGCCGCCGTATCACGGCTCAAGAGGCCAAGGTATTGCCTGAGCAACGCCAACGTGTGCTGATCAATGAGTTGATGGAAAATATCGTAGAGCTGGTGGCCGTAGAAGCCCGACAAAGCGAGTATGTAGACGTAAAAAGCGGGGTCTCTGCCCGTCTTACCATCTCGGCCTACGAAAACCTCATCAGTGCCGCTGAGCGCCGTGCGCTCATCCACGGCCAAGACCAGACCCATATCCGTGTGGGGGACTTGGTGGGCATCATCCCGGCTCTCACCGGCAAGGTAGAGTTGGTGTATGAAGGCGAACAAGAAGGGCCGCTGATTGTAGCCCAAAACCTCATCGGTCAAACGCTGCGGCAGCTTTTCCTCGACTATTTCCCCAACCCCGAAAAGCTCAAAAAAGACAAAAAAGCCACCAACCCTTACCAAACAATCACCCAGTGGTTTGGAGAAGGCAACACACTCGACCTCTTCCACGACCTCTCCGACCAAGAGTATGCAGCCGCCCTACATAAGGTCAGAGGACTGCCCGAACTCATCACACAGTACCATAGCAAGGAGAGCCTGCCGATGCAGTTGTTTTTGATGGAGTTTGCCCTCCACGGCTTAGCCGAACACTCGATGCTCAGCAAGGGCACAATCGACACCGGTTTGCAGTTCAAAGACTTACTCAGCAGTATGTTCAAACTCCCTGACTTCGGAGAGGATGACGAAGAGGATTTTGATGAATAA
- the pfkA gene encoding 6-phosphofructokinase → MKKIAVFTSGGDSPGMNACVRAVVRAAIAQQIEVFGIIRGYDGMIRQDIIPLQSPSVSNIIQRGGTILKSARSKDFMTYEGRKKAFESLQAKGIEGIVAIGGDGTFKGAQVFFEEFGIPTVGCPGTIDNDLYGTDYTIGFDTAINTALEAIDKIRDTADSHDRVFFIEVMGRDAGYIAIQSGIAGGAELVLVPETETKIEHIIHTLEQGKARNKTSEIIVVAEGDEAGDATTIAAQVKEKLPHLDIRVSVLGHIQRGGSPTARDRILASRLGIAAVQGLVEGRSNVMAGIINDELVYTSFHDTIHKAKPIKAELLQLIDILSL, encoded by the coding sequence ATGAAAAAAATAGCTGTATTTACTTCTGGTGGCGACTCTCCCGGGATGAACGCCTGTGTGAGGGCGGTTGTTCGGGCGGCTATAGCCCAGCAAATCGAAGTCTTTGGCATCATCAGAGGCTATGATGGAATGATTCGCCAAGACATCATTCCTTTGCAGTCGCCTTCTGTCAGCAATATCATCCAGCGCGGCGGGACAATCCTCAAGTCTGCCCGTAGTAAGGATTTTATGACCTATGAGGGGCGCAAAAAAGCTTTTGAGTCCTTGCAAGCCAAAGGCATTGAGGGCATTGTTGCCATTGGTGGCGACGGGACATTCAAAGGAGCACAGGTATTCTTTGAGGAGTTTGGAATTCCTACTGTAGGCTGCCCCGGTACCATCGATAATGACCTCTATGGCACAGACTACACCATCGGCTTCGATACGGCCATCAACACCGCCCTAGAGGCTATCGACAAAATCAGGGATACGGCAGACTCTCACGACCGCGTCTTTTTTATCGAGGTGATGGGGCGCGATGCCGGATACATTGCCATCCAATCGGGGATTGCCGGAGGGGCAGAGTTGGTATTGGTACCCGAAACCGAAACCAAAATCGAGCATATCATCCATACGCTCGAACAAGGCAAAGCACGCAACAAGACTTCCGAAATCATCGTAGTAGCCGAGGGTGATGAAGCCGGAGATGCTACCACCATCGCTGCGCAAGTCAAAGAAAAGCTCCCACACCTCGATATTCGGGTTAGTGTCTTAGGCCATATCCAGCGGGGCGGCTCTCCTACAGCCCGCGATCGCATATTGGCCAGCAGATTGGGTATCGCTGCCGTACAGGGCTTGGTAGAAGGGCGCAGCAATGTCATGGCCGGCATCATCAACGACGAATTGGTGTACACCTCTTTCCACGATACCATCCACAAGGCCAAACCCATCAAAGCCGAACTGCTCCAATTAATTGATATTCTGAGTCTGTGA
- a CDS encoding vWA domain-containing protein: protein MPGYRFTQYIPPQTKEGADFDRLLQVLMQLLNITGGDVSEALNWLNNLDQRYQLTTDDYGIGDFIEDLKAKGYLKEDESAARLIMTPKSEMTIRRTAFEEIFGKLKKARPGNHKTGQSGQGDEHGTDLRSYQFGDAPEHIAVTESIRNAHINHGINDFQLLDSDLEVVETEFRAQTSTVLMIDISHSMILYGEDRITPAKKVAMALSEFIMRQYPKDTLDVIVFGNDAWQIQIKDLPYLQVGPYHTNTIAGLELAMDLLRRRKNPNKQILMITDGKPTCMKVGIKYYKNSFGIDRKILRKTLTLAVQCRKLKIPVTTFMIASDPYLQAFVREFTEANQGRAYYSNIDELGSFIFEDFQRNRRKTVR, encoded by the coding sequence ATGCCCGGTTACCGATTCACCCAATACATTCCCCCTCAGACCAAGGAAGGGGCTGATTTTGACCGCCTACTGCAAGTACTGATGCAATTGCTCAACATCACGGGCGGCGATGTGAGCGAAGCGCTCAACTGGCTCAATAACCTCGACCAACGCTATCAACTCACTACGGATGACTATGGCATCGGCGATTTTATAGAAGACCTCAAAGCCAAGGGATACCTCAAGGAAGACGAATCAGCAGCGCGCCTCATCATGACCCCCAAGAGCGAAATGACCATCCGACGAACGGCTTTTGAGGAGATTTTTGGGAAGCTGAAAAAAGCCCGCCCCGGCAACCACAAAACCGGACAATCTGGCCAAGGCGACGAACACGGCACGGATTTGCGCAGTTATCAGTTTGGCGATGCGCCCGAGCACATTGCCGTTACGGAGTCTATCCGAAATGCACACATCAACCACGGCATCAATGATTTTCAGCTACTTGATAGCGACCTAGAGGTGGTCGAAACAGAGTTCCGCGCTCAAACCTCTACCGTGCTGATGATTGACATTTCGCATTCGATGATTCTCTACGGCGAAGACCGCATTACACCTGCCAAAAAGGTAGCAATGGCGCTCTCGGAGTTTATCATGCGCCAATACCCCAAAGATACATTGGATGTGATTGTGTTTGGCAATGATGCCTGGCAAATCCAAATCAAAGATCTGCCCTACCTCCAAGTAGGCCCCTATCATACCAACACCATCGCAGGGCTGGAGCTGGCGATGGACTTGCTACGCCGCCGCAAAAACCCCAACAAGCAAATCTTGATGATTACAGATGGCAAACCAACATGTATGAAGGTGGGCATCAAGTATTACAAAAATAGCTTCGGGATTGACCGCAAAATCCTGCGCAAGACCTTGACCTTGGCCGTGCAGTGTCGCAAGCTCAAGATTCCGGTTACAACCTTTATGATTGCCTCTGACCCCTACTTGCAGGCTTTCGTGCGTGAATTTACCGAGGCCAACCAAGGCCGCGCTTACTATAGCAACATCGATGAGTTGGGCAGCTTTATTTTTGAAGACTTTCAACGCAACCGCCGCAAAACAGTACGTTAG
- a CDS encoding glycerol-3-phosphate dehydrogenase/oxidase, with translation MSNQSLRQTHWEQISQTTYDLIVVGGGITGAGIALDAASRGLLVLLLDKQDFAAGTSSRSTKLVHGGLRYLKQGEVKLVQEVGRERATVHRLAPHLVVPEKMLLPLIKGGNYGYWLTSLGLKVYDILAKVKGDDKRRMLGKTQALAHEPLLRSDILKGAGYYAEYRTDDARLTIEIIKTAQRFGALALNYAAVSELSYDEQGKINGVYIEDQLSPQKTKALGRYVVNATGPWVDELRQWDGSRHGKHLFLTKGVHLVVAHARFPIQQAVYFDAQDGRMVFAIPRGKVTYFGTTDTAYQGPLEEPEVTPEDVQYLLHAVRHVFPTVRLTNEDVISSWAGLRPLIYQMGKSPSELSRKDEIFWSDTGLISIAGGKLTGYRKMAQRVVDAVAQRLKTEAAMLIPPCHTDKIPLTPKPLADYYEVQQYITQQVGRLRNLQADLYYAPYLVHLYGTQTELIWEYFEEIYPAQTTDIDLAIILAELRFAIEHEMVQQPLDFLLRRTSRLYFDTDTLPRLLKPLLLTMHEAFGWDDDTLTKHHDELLQSLRTHALKYIKTLISS, from the coding sequence ATGAGTAACCAATCACTACGACAAACCCACTGGGAGCAGATTTCCCAAACAACCTACGACCTCATCGTAGTAGGTGGCGGCATTACCGGCGCGGGCATCGCGCTCGATGCAGCGTCGCGGGGTTTGCTTGTGTTGCTCCTCGACAAACAAGATTTTGCAGCAGGTACTAGCAGCCGCTCCACCAAGCTAGTCCACGGCGGGCTGCGCTACCTCAAGCAAGGCGAGGTAAAACTTGTACAAGAGGTAGGGCGCGAACGTGCCACCGTTCACCGCTTAGCACCACACTTGGTCGTGCCTGAGAAAATGCTACTCCCCCTCATCAAAGGAGGGAACTATGGGTATTGGCTCACTTCTTTGGGGCTGAAGGTATATGACATCTTGGCCAAGGTCAAAGGCGATGATAAGCGACGAATGTTGGGCAAAACACAAGCCCTTGCCCACGAGCCGCTGCTCCGCAGCGATATCCTCAAGGGCGCAGGTTATTATGCCGAATACCGTACAGATGATGCACGCCTGACCATCGAAATCATCAAAACAGCCCAACGCTTTGGAGCGCTAGCCCTCAACTATGCTGCCGTCAGCGAATTGAGCTACGACGAACAAGGCAAGATAAACGGGGTCTATATTGAAGACCAACTCAGCCCACAAAAAACCAAGGCCCTAGGCCGCTATGTGGTCAATGCTACCGGCCCTTGGGTAGATGAGTTGCGCCAATGGGATGGCTCCCGCCACGGCAAACACCTTTTTCTAACCAAAGGGGTTCATTTGGTCGTAGCACACGCTAGGTTTCCTATCCAGCAAGCAGTCTATTTTGACGCACAAGACGGGCGGATGGTCTTTGCTATCCCTAGAGGCAAAGTTACCTATTTTGGCACTACTGACACGGCCTACCAAGGCCCGCTCGAAGAGCCGGAGGTTACTCCCGAAGATGTACAATACCTGCTCCACGCCGTCAGGCACGTATTCCCTACCGTACGCCTTACCAATGAAGACGTGATTTCGTCTTGGGCGGGGCTGCGCCCACTTATTTATCAGATGGGCAAATCGCCTTCGGAGCTTTCCCGGAAAGATGAAATTTTTTGGTCTGATACCGGGCTGATTTCTATTGCCGGAGGCAAACTGACAGGCTACCGCAAAATGGCTCAGCGGGTGGTAGACGCAGTAGCGCAGCGCCTCAAAACAGAGGCCGCTATGCTGATTCCCCCCTGCCATACAGACAAAATCCCGCTTACGCCCAAGCCCCTTGCCGACTACTATGAGGTACAACAATATATCACTCAGCAGGTAGGACGCTTGCGCAATTTACAGGCTGACCTCTATTACGCCCCCTATCTGGTACACCTCTACGGCACACAAACGGAGCTGATTTGGGAGTATTTTGAAGAGATATATCCAGCCCAAACCACAGACATAGATTTGGCCATTATCTTGGCCGAACTGCGCTTTGCCATCGAACACGAGATGGTACAACAACCTCTCGACTTCTTGCTGCGTCGTACAAGCCGCCTCTATTTTGATACCGATACATTGCCTAGACTCCTAAAGCCTCTCTTGCTGACGATGCACGAAGCCTTCGGCTGGGATGATGATACCCTGACCAAACACCACGATGAGCTGCTTCAAAGCCTGCGGACACACGCCCTTAAGTATATCAAAACCTTGATTAGCAGCTGA
- a CDS encoding SDR family oxidoreductase, with product MQHTEPMLREGALKNHTIIVTGGGTGLGRSMSHYFATLGANVVITSRKLDVLTQAAEELTAETGGQILPLQCDVRDYDAVNQVIAETVARFGKVTGLVNNAAGNFISPTERLSHRAFDTIVDIVLRGTYNFSLAFGKHCIAQQQPGTMLNIIVAWAWTGSAYTVPSATAKSGVLGLTRSLATEWGKYKIRCNAIAPGPFPTKGAWDRLFPTEALPPEFVEKAKPENAIPLQRYGEHQELANLAAYMMSDYAGYLTGEVITLDGGEWLQNASSMNHLRMIPNEMWDAIEQVIRKNTKG from the coding sequence ATGCAACATACCGAACCAATGCTGCGCGAAGGCGCACTTAAGAACCACACCATTATCGTAACAGGAGGAGGCACAGGTCTTGGCCGCTCTATGAGCCACTACTTTGCCACTTTGGGTGCTAATGTGGTTATTACCAGCCGAAAGCTCGATGTGCTTACCCAAGCTGCAGAAGAGCTAACCGCCGAGACTGGCGGGCAAATCCTGCCGCTACAGTGTGATGTGCGCGATTATGACGCAGTAAACCAAGTGATTGCAGAAACAGTAGCCCGCTTTGGCAAGGTTACGGGCTTGGTCAATAATGCCGCCGGCAACTTCATCAGCCCTACCGAACGGCTATCACACCGAGCCTTTGATACCATTGTCGATATTGTATTGCGGGGAACGTATAACTTCTCCTTGGCTTTTGGCAAACACTGCATCGCACAGCAGCAGCCCGGCACGATGCTCAACATCATTGTGGCTTGGGCTTGGACAGGGTCGGCCTACACCGTGCCCTCTGCTACGGCCAAGTCTGGCGTGTTGGGCCTGACACGCTCCCTAGCGACAGAATGGGGCAAATATAAAATCCGCTGTAATGCCATTGCTCCCGGTCCTTTTCCTACCAAGGGCGCTTGGGATAGGCTCTTCCCCACAGAGGCGCTGCCGCCAGAGTTTGTAGAAAAAGCCAAACCCGAAAATGCCATCCCCCTACAACGCTACGGCGAACACCAAGAGCTAGCCAACTTGGCTGCGTATATGATGTCGGACTATGCGGGCTATCTCACAGGAGAGGTTATCACGCTCGATGGAGGCGAATGGCTGCAAAATGCTAGCTCGATGAACCACCTCAGGATGATTCCCAACGAGATGTGGGATGCCATAGAGCAGGTCATTCGGAAAAATACCAAAGGTTAA